The sequence TAGATTCAGCCCGCGGTGGTCTGCCTCAGATCACCGGGTCGAACCACTCCGCCAGCTCGGGCGACTCGGCCCAGGGGTGCTCGCTCGCGGCGGCGGCCACCAGCGCGGCGGTGCGGCGCGGCGGCACGGCCAGCACGTTGCACGGCGCGTCGCGCAGCGCGGCCTCGGCGACGCTCCCCAGCATCATCCGCGCGCCCCAGCCGCGGGCGTGCGTCCCCAGCACCAGCAGGTCGGCGTTCCAGTCGCGCGCCTCGGCCACGATCTCGTCGGCCGCGAAGCCGGTGCGCACCACGGGGTGCACCGCGGGGCCGGTGGTGCGGTCGCGCAGGAACTTCTCCAGCTCCACCCGCGCGGTGTGCTCCAGCGCCTCGGGCGGCAGCGGCGGCGGCACGGTCGACCACCCCAGCACCGTGAGCGAGCGCAGGTGCGCCGGCGCGCCGAAGTATTGCCCGATGGTGTACAGCGCCGACTCGTGCACGGCCGCGCTCAGCTCCGTCAGGTCCGTGGTCAGCAGCACCCGCTCCGGCCGCCCGGTCACCGGCCGCCGCGCCACCAGCACCGGCACCGGCGACGCGCGCAGGACCCGCTGCGCCGTCGTCCCCAGGATCGCCCGGCCCAGCCGCGTGCGCCGGGCGGCGCCCACCACCACCAAGTCCGCCTCCACCTCGGCGGCGATGCGCACCAGCGCGCGCATCGGCTTCCCCGCAACGACGTGGCAGACGGCGTTCTCGCCGCCGGGAAGCTTGTGGGCGGCCTCTTCCAGCTTCTTCAGCAGCAGCGTCTCGTAGTCGCGCCCGCCCTCCGGGAACGCGGCCGTCAGCCCCGGCGACATCGCGAACAGCTTCGGCAGCTCGTACGCGTGCACCAGGTGCAGCTCGGCGCCCGACGCGCGCGCCACCTCCGTCGCCACCAGCAGCATCGGGTCGTCCGCGTCGATCTCCGCGATCCCCGCGACGACCTTGTGGTTCAGCCCGGACATGGAGTCCCCCTCGTCTCCGCAGGGTGAGCCGCGCGGCGCGGATCCGGTTCCACGCCTGCCGGCATGGGAAAGGTGCGCCGCCCATCCATCCCCCGCGTCGGAACGCCGCCGCGACGCGCGTGGGGACTTTCTCGACGGTGATGCAACTCGTGCGCACGCGGCAGGGCAAGAAATTGCCCGAC is a genomic window of Longimicrobium sp. containing:
- a CDS encoding universal stress protein — translated: MSGLNHKVVAGIAEIDADDPMLLVATEVARASGAELHLVHAYELPKLFAMSPGLTAAFPEGGRDYETLLLKKLEEAAHKLPGGENAVCHVVAGKPMRALVRIAAEVEADLVVVGAARRTRLGRAILGTTAQRVLRASPVPVLVARRPVTGRPERVLLTTDLTELSAAVHESALYTIGQYFGAPAHLRSLTVLGWSTVPPPLPPEALEHTARVELEKFLRDRTTGPAVHPVVRTGFAADEIVAEARDWNADLLVLGTHARGWGARMMLGSVAEAALRDAPCNVLAVPPRRTAALVAAAASEHPWAESPELAEWFDPVI